In a single window of the Lineus longissimus chromosome 4, tnLinLong1.2, whole genome shotgun sequence genome:
- the LOC135486344 gene encoding WASH complex subunit 5-like isoform X1: protein MDFLAENNLCGQTILRLTSRGNAIIAELLRLSDFIPPVFKLENKQEVAKYGDLMSDFSYFQSAEYFDNRIDSRPELQDLDEEFRENHIEILTRFYLAFESVHKYVVDLNRFLEDLEEGVYIQQTLESVLMNEDGKQLLCEALYLYGIMLTIIDLKIDGAVRERMLVSYHRYSAQNASFNSNIDDVCKLLRSTGYSNIPGAKRPPNYPESYFDRVPINTTYINMVIGRLRSDDIYNQIHAYPFPEHRSTALATQAAMLYIILYFAPKLLHTQQAKMREIVDKHFPDNWVISIYMGITVNLLDAWSPYKAASTALNNTLDAGNVKELSNKYAAKVEKLLPIVQQYLKEGVLQDEFILDSIPKLMNVLRECNVTIRWMMMHTSMLSATADTNKRCRQLRDQVIAESRYSPGTLFNLLLNTGQFEFKLKEMFKRMLSEKQNNWEKFKKEGSERIQELSEVFSGTKPLTRVTKNENLQAWFAEMAKQIDSLNYDDSTSAGRKIVQLIQALEEVQEFHQLETNLQVMQFLADTRRFLHQMIRTINIKEEVLITMEIVADLSYAWVIIDSFTNHMQQGIKRDPSLVIKLRATFLKMASALDLPLLRINQAMSPDLMSVSQYYSGELVAYVRKVLQIIPESMFGLLAKIIQMQTNQIKELPTRLEKDKMRDYAQLDERYEVARLTHAISVFTEGMLMMKTTLVGIIKVDPKQLLEDGIRKELVKQVALALHQGLAFNPRAKQSELVPKLERLGATIDGFRRSFEYIQDYVNIAGLKIWQEEISRIINYNVEQECNSFLRNKVLDWQSIYQSTAIPIPSFPPIDASVNFIGRLAREILRITDPKLTSYIDQMNSWYDNRTKQEIVNLKIFQLLERSVGTFGLTGLDRLISFMIVKELQTFETLLQRSVLREKPNQEMFAAFGKALSPVKGLVAQPQKVYSASIAKAVRIWPPFLDIILKVGQLQLLRRQIAHQLNTSCKFDSKYLSSALQAFNSAVLADIEHHYQDPSLPYPKEDNPLLYEMTSYLENAGISNPLTKIYITTKKLPFFPLIVFLMVITHLPKLVYQKTIGSMVCKKAADPIDGPPFVVGIITLLKQHHSDNLNHFFSLLGQYIRSMVETTQGSKVPEFSQDVINTLVFLEDFTFYSGLPKKMVEGYIPAYILDEFKSLGGAQ from the exons ATGGATTTTCTAGCCGAGAACAATCTATGTGGCCAAACTATCTTACGACTGACATCACGTGGGAATGCTATCATTGCTGAACTTCTCCGTCTTTCTGACTTCATTCCACCAGTCTTCAAACTTGAGAACAAACAAGAAGTTGCCAAATATGGGGACCTGATGAGTGACTTCAGCTACTTCCAGAGTGctgaatattttgacaatagAATAGACTCTAGACCT GAGCTGCAAGATCTTGATGAAGAATTTCGAGAAAATCACATAGAAATACTGACAAGATTCTACTTGGCTTTTGAAAGTGTTCACAAATATGTTGTGGATCTTAACAG ATTTTTGGAGGATCTGGAAGAAGGTGTCTACATCCAACAAACATTAGAATCGGTCCTTATGAATGAAGATGGAAAACAGTTGCTG TGTGAGGCATTGTACCTGTATGGAATCATGCTGACCATAATAGACCTGAAGATAGATGGTGCTGTCAGGGAAAGAATGCTGGTATCATATCACCGATACAG TGCTCAGAATGCCTCTTTCAACTCGAATATAGATGATGTGTGTAAATTACTACGAAGTACAGGCTATTCCAATATTCCCGGAGCCAAACGACCTCCAAACTATCCAGAATCATACTTTGA TAGGGTGCCAATCAATACCACATACATCAATATGGTGATAGGTCGTTTACGGTCTGACGACATCTACAATCAGATCCACGCCTATCCCTTCCCAGAACATCGAAGCACTGCTCTGGCTACCCAGGCCGCTATGCTGTACATCATTCTCTACTTCGCACCTAAGCTTCTACACACCCAGCAGGCAAAGATGAGGGAGATTGTTGACAAACATTTTCCTGATAACTGG GTTATCAGTATCTACATGGGTATTACAGTGAACCTGCTAGATGCATGGTCACCCTATAAGGCAGCGAGTACAGCTCTCAACAACACTCTGGATGCGGGAAACGTCAAGGAACTA TCGAACAAATACGCAGCCAAAGTCGAGAAGTTATTGCCAATAGTTCAGCAGTATCTCAAAGAGGGCGTCCTACAAGACGAGTTCATACTTGACAGCATTCCAAAGCTGATGAACGTGCTGAGAGAGTGTAATGTCACCATACGTTGGATGATGATGCATACCTCCATGCTGTCAGCTA CTGCGGATACCAACAAAAGATGTCGCCAGCTGCGTGACCAGGTGATAGCAGAGAGCAGGTACAGCCCTGGCACTCTGTTTAATCTTCTACTCAATACTGGCCAGTTCGAATTCAAATTGAAAGAG ATGTTCAAGCGTATGCTCTCGGAGAAACAAAACAACTGGGAAAAGTTCAAGAAGGAAGGCAGTGAGAGGATACAAGAATTGAGCGAGGTGTTCTCTGGAACCAAACCACTTACCAGGGTGACCAAAAATG AAAACCTCCAAGCATGGTTTGCTGAGATGGCCAAGCAGATTGACTCCCTGAACTATGATGATTCAACATCTGCCGGCAGAAAGATTGTCCAGCTCATACAAGCTTTGGAAGAG gttcAAGAGTTTCATCAGCTTGAGACGAATCTGCAGGTGATGCAGTTCTTAGCGGACACCAGAAGGTTCCTTCATCAAATGATACGGACAATCAACATCAAGGAGGAGGTGCTCATCACCATGGAGATAGTGGCTGACTTGTCGTATGCTTGGGTCATTATTGATAG CTTCACCAACCACATGCAGCAAGGAATCAAACGTGATCCATCTCTAGTCATCAAACTTAGGGCGACATTTCTAAAG ATGGCGTCGGCTCTTGACTTGCCCTTGTTGAGGATCAACCAGGCCATGAGCCCTGATCTTATGAGCGTCTCGCAATACTACTCTGGTGAACTGGTCGCTTATGTCAGGAAGGTGCTACAG ATTATTCCTGAATCAATGTTCGGCTTGCTTGCCAAGATCATCCAGATGCAGACGAACCAAATCAAGGAGTTGCCCACGAGGCTGGAGAAGGATAAGATGAGGGACTATGCTCAGCTTGATGAGAGATATGAG GTGGCTCGCCTAACTCATGCCATATCTGTCTTCACAGAGGGAATGCTCATGATGAAGACAACTCTTGTTGGAATCATCAAG GTTGATCCCAAACAGTTGCTTGAAGATGGTATCAGGAAGGAACTGGTGAAACAAGTGGCACTTGCTCTCCACCAAGGACTGGCTTTCAACCCAAGAGCAAAGCAAAGTGAACTAGTACCAAAGCTGGAGAGACTAGGAGCCACCATCGATGGATTTAGACGATCCTTCGAGTACATTCAGGACTATGTCAACATCGCTGGCTTGAAGATATGGCAGGAGGAGATATCCAGAATCATCAACTACAATGTGGAACAGGAGTGCAACAGCTTCTTAAGAAATAAG GTGCTGGATTGGCAGAGTATATATCAGTCGACTGCCATTCCAATTCCCAGCTTCCCGCCCATAGATGCTTCGGTCAACTTCATCGGACGGTTAGCGAGGGAGATATTACGAATTACGGATCCAAA GCTGACTTCTTACATTGACCAAATGAACAGTTGGTATGACAACAGGACGAAGCAAGAAATAGTCAATTTGAAGATATTCCAGTTACTTGAG CGAAGTGTGGGAACATTTGGCCTGACAGGTCTGGACAGGCTTATTAGCTTTATGATAGTGAAAGAGCTGCAGACCTTCGAAACCCTGCTTCAGAGGAGTGTGCTCCGAGAGAAGCCAAACCAAGAAATGTTTGCAGCCTTTGGCAAGGCACTGTCACCAGTCAAAGGTCTTGTGG CCCAACCACAGAAGGTTTACTCTGCATCAATAGCCAAAGCTGTGAGGATATGGCCTCCATTCTTGGACATTATACTAAAg GTTGGTCAGTTACAATTGCTGAGGAGACAGATCGCCCACCAGTTGAACACATCCTGTAAATTTGATTCAAAATACCTATCGAGTGCACTGCAGGCATTCAACTC GGCTGTACTTGCCGACATTGAACATCACTACCAGGACCCGTCCCTGCCATACCCCAAAGAGGATAACCCATTACTGTACGAGATGACCTCCTACCTGGAGAATGCCGGCATTAGTAACCCTCTAACAAAG ATTTACATCACAACAAAGAAATTACCATTCTTTCCTCTGATCGTGTTTCTGATGGTCATAACACATCTTCCTAAGCTAGTATACCAGAAAACCATAG GGAGTATGGTTTGTAAGAAAGCAGCGGATCCAATAGATGGCCCTCCGTTTGTCGTCGGGATCATAACACTACTAAAGCAGCATCACTCAGACAATCTGAACCATTTCTTCTCCCTGCTTGGCCAGTACATTAGGTCAATGGTAGAGACAACACAGGG ATCAAAAGTTCCAGAGTTCTCACAAGATGTTATAAACACCTTAGTATTCCTGGAAGACTTCACATTTTACAGTGGACTCCCGAAGAAG ATGGTGGAGGGGTACATCCCTGCATACATCCTGGATGAATTCAAAAGCCTTGGTGGAGCGCAGTGA
- the LOC135486587 gene encoding transmembrane protein 59-like, with translation MEKMEQICWVLLIFCICSAAPQDIFDRVLGDDQPCNEVCENTYPQHTYEKPMHYSYCLRGCRLFSIIEFVEGAGDVNSTKDACLNSCQEAYPKADDQQACNSGCISQVPFAVKKHKMMEDATQNIHLLFPMMYMQSMCNRFMDNVAAHVSYTSAYFMQADNGQIVIVRSQPKVYTEIITGGNNEYRTKNYLETNLMGVDNSATPNLKSAQIRPNDAREINYATSEDQGQNSDWLDCVSRKTGLPRLLLSMTIFLSAFFMIWLCFTTAATAPDHRVQSQKLSIYGDLDYLKEIKDKALLAGFHPQDKTGITEQAPALPIKINVEKI, from the exons ATGGAGAAAATGGAGCAAATTTGTTGGGTTTTACTTATATTTTGCATCTGCAGTGCTGCACCACAGGACATTTTTGATAGAGTCCTTGGTGATGATCAACCTTGTAATGAAGTCTGTGAAAATACATACCCTCAACATACATACGAAAAG CCAATGCACTACAGCTATTGCTTGAGAGGATGTCGTCTCTTCTCCATCATTGAATTTGTGGAGGGTGCTGGTGATGTCAATTCGACAAAGGATGCTTGTCTGAACT CCTGTCAAGAAGCCTATCCCAAGGCAGATGACCAGCAGGCATGCAACAGTGGCTGCATTAGTCAAGTGCCATTTGCTGTCAAGAAACACAAAATG ATGGAAGACGCCACCCAGAACATTCATCTGCTCTTCCCCATGATGTATATGCAGAGTATGTGCAATCGTTTCATGGACAATGTCGCTGCTCATGTCTCTTACACCTCGGCGTACTTCATGCAAGCTGACAACGGCCAAATCGTAATCGTCCGGTCCCAGCCAAAGGTTTATACAGAAATAATCACAGGAGGAAACAATG AATATCGAACCAAAAATTACCTGGAGACGAATCTGATGGGTGTGGACAACTCGGCAACACCCAACCTAAAAAGTGCTCAGATTCGACCCAATGATGCTCGAGAGATAAACTATGCGACCAGTGAAGACCAGGGCCAGAATTCTGATTGGTTGGATTGTGTGTCAAGGAAAACGGGCCTTCCACGATTACTATTGAGCATGACAATATTTTTGTCTGCATTTTTTATGATCTGGTTGTGCTTCACGACAGCAGCTACTGCACCTGACCACAGAGTGCAGTCACAG AAACTTAGCATCTATGGTGATCTGGATTATCTAAAAGAGATAAAGGATAAAGCACTGTTGGCTGGATTCCATCCTCAGGACAAGACTGGCATAACTGAACAAGCACCTGCTCTACCAATCAAGATAAATGTGGAAAAAATTTAG
- the LOC135486035 gene encoding uncharacterized protein LOC135486035, with protein MAEARPPPDDPVRHPASPEDENQSLRDDAIAKFTKLQEFPSFAKQDDTGCMGGLLSAALRLLNASGVNDEHINDIIAGIVIGGYVFKGFDYLHKLCAVGKFAPFKDKFDFVKIWLKRLEQMEKKITGRFEELEKHLTAVSKKGEDKFSSPDWKQYRIELKFIEDDLKEFVQILDRIRDTPGLNSFWVHFDKNDEKYIKECICSKKARWKLFRCSSYVVWGVFGLGALIVLQPSKIMIAAGVAVLGTLGLGVWNLEGYYSDIDIEPILKNLHETMRYFEGKKEDFKLNQMNKNATVMMESLGRFMTSMEHPMDPRFQPNIPEEVDNDDEEGFGL; from the exons ATGGCAGAAGCAAGACCACCGCCAGATGACCCAGTAAG GCATCCAGCTTCACCTGAGGATGAAAACCAAAGTTTAAGAGATGACGCTATTGCAAAGTTTACTAAACTGCAAGAGTTTCCATC GTTCGCAAAACAGGATGATACTGGATGTATGGGAGGATTACTGTCAGCTGCTCTACGCCTGCTCAATGCAAGTGGTGTGAACGACGAGCACATCAACGACATCATTGCTGGTATAG TAATAGGAGGGTATGTGTTTAAGGGCTTTGATTATCTGCACAAACTCTGTGCAGTTGGGAAGTTTGCTCCATTTAAAGATAAATttgattttgtcaaaatatggcTCAAAAGATTGGAGCAAATGGAGAAGAAGATTACTGGTAGATTTGAGGAACTTGAAAAGCACTTGACAGCAGTTTCGAAGAAAGGAGAAGACAAATTTAGTAGCCCAGACTGGAAACAGTACCGGATTGAACTAAAATTTATAGAGGATGACTTGAAAGAGTTTGTTCAGATTCTTGATAGAATTAGGGATACACCAGGGTTAAATAGCTTCTGGGTTCATTTTGATAAGAACGATGAAAAATACATCAAAGAGTGCATATGCTCTAAGAAAGCCCGGTGGAAGCTTTTTCGTTGTTCTTCTTATGTGGTGTGGGGCGTATTTGGCCTTGGTGCACTAATAGTGCTGCAACCGAGTAAAATCATGATCGCTGCTGGTGTTGCAGTATTGGGTACGTTAGGCCTTGGAGTATGGAACCTTGAGGGGTATTATTCAGACATTGATATTGAACCAATTTTAAAGAATCTACATGAAACAATGAGATACTTTGAAGGGAAGAAAGAAGATTTTAAGTTAAACCAGATGAATAAGAATGCAACGGTGATGATGGAATCCCTGGGACGCTTCATGACATCTATGGAACATCCTATGGACCCCAGATTCCAACCAAATATACCAGAAGAGGTGGATAATGACGATGAAGAAGGATTTGGACTTTGA
- the LOC135486344 gene encoding WASH complex subunit 5-like isoform X2, which translates to MDFLAENNLCGQTILRLTSRGNAIIAELLRLSDFIPPVFKLENKQEVAKYGDLMSDFSYFQSAEYFDNRIDSRPELQDLDEEFRENHIEILTRFYLAFESVHKYVVDLNRFLEDLEEGVYIQQTLESVLMNEDGKQLLCEALYLYGIMLTIIDLKIDGAVRERMLVSYHRYSAQNASFNSNIDDVCKLLRSTGYSNIPGAKRPPNYPESYFDRVPINTTYINMVIGRLRSDDIYNQIHAYPFPEHRSTALATQAAMLYIILYFAPKLLHTQQAKMREIVDKHFPDNWVISIYMGITVNLLDAWSPYKAASTALNNTLDAGNVKELSNKYAAKVEKLLPIVQQYLKEGVLQDEFILDSIPKLMNVLRECNVTIRWMMMHTSMLSATADTNKRCRQLRDQVIAESRYSPGTLFNLLLNTGQFEFKLKEMFKRMLSEKQNNWEKFKKEGSERIQELSEVFSGTKPLTRVTKNENLQAWFAEMAKQIDSLNYDDSTSAGRKIVQLIQALEEVQEFHQLETNLQVMQFLADTRRFLHQMIRTINIKEEVLITMEIVADLSYAWVIIDSFTNHMQQGIKRDPSLVIKLRATFLKMASALDLPLLRINQAMSPDLMSVSQYYSGELVAYVRKVLQIIPESMFGLLAKIIQMQTNQIKELPTRLEKDKMRDYAQLDERYEVARLTHAISVFTEGMLMMKTTLVGIIKVDPKQLLEDGIRKELVKQVALALHQGLAFNPRAKQSELVPKLERLGATIDGFRRSFEYIQDYVNIAGLKIWQEEISRIINYNVEQECNSFLRNKVLDWQSIYQSTAIPIPSFPPIDASVNFIGRLAREILRITDPKLTSYIDQMNSWYDNRTKQEIVNLKIFQLLERSVGTFGLTGLDRLISFMIVKELQTFETLLQRSVLREKPNQEMFAAFGKALSPVKGLVAQPQKVYSASIAKAVRIWPPFLDIILKVGQLQLLRRQIAHQLNTSCKFDSKYLSSALQAFNSAVLADIEHHYQDPSLPYPKEDNPLLYEMTSYLENAGISNPLTKGVWFVRKQRIQ; encoded by the exons ATGGATTTTCTAGCCGAGAACAATCTATGTGGCCAAACTATCTTACGACTGACATCACGTGGGAATGCTATCATTGCTGAACTTCTCCGTCTTTCTGACTTCATTCCACCAGTCTTCAAACTTGAGAACAAACAAGAAGTTGCCAAATATGGGGACCTGATGAGTGACTTCAGCTACTTCCAGAGTGctgaatattttgacaatagAATAGACTCTAGACCT GAGCTGCAAGATCTTGATGAAGAATTTCGAGAAAATCACATAGAAATACTGACAAGATTCTACTTGGCTTTTGAAAGTGTTCACAAATATGTTGTGGATCTTAACAG ATTTTTGGAGGATCTGGAAGAAGGTGTCTACATCCAACAAACATTAGAATCGGTCCTTATGAATGAAGATGGAAAACAGTTGCTG TGTGAGGCATTGTACCTGTATGGAATCATGCTGACCATAATAGACCTGAAGATAGATGGTGCTGTCAGGGAAAGAATGCTGGTATCATATCACCGATACAG TGCTCAGAATGCCTCTTTCAACTCGAATATAGATGATGTGTGTAAATTACTACGAAGTACAGGCTATTCCAATATTCCCGGAGCCAAACGACCTCCAAACTATCCAGAATCATACTTTGA TAGGGTGCCAATCAATACCACATACATCAATATGGTGATAGGTCGTTTACGGTCTGACGACATCTACAATCAGATCCACGCCTATCCCTTCCCAGAACATCGAAGCACTGCTCTGGCTACCCAGGCCGCTATGCTGTACATCATTCTCTACTTCGCACCTAAGCTTCTACACACCCAGCAGGCAAAGATGAGGGAGATTGTTGACAAACATTTTCCTGATAACTGG GTTATCAGTATCTACATGGGTATTACAGTGAACCTGCTAGATGCATGGTCACCCTATAAGGCAGCGAGTACAGCTCTCAACAACACTCTGGATGCGGGAAACGTCAAGGAACTA TCGAACAAATACGCAGCCAAAGTCGAGAAGTTATTGCCAATAGTTCAGCAGTATCTCAAAGAGGGCGTCCTACAAGACGAGTTCATACTTGACAGCATTCCAAAGCTGATGAACGTGCTGAGAGAGTGTAATGTCACCATACGTTGGATGATGATGCATACCTCCATGCTGTCAGCTA CTGCGGATACCAACAAAAGATGTCGCCAGCTGCGTGACCAGGTGATAGCAGAGAGCAGGTACAGCCCTGGCACTCTGTTTAATCTTCTACTCAATACTGGCCAGTTCGAATTCAAATTGAAAGAG ATGTTCAAGCGTATGCTCTCGGAGAAACAAAACAACTGGGAAAAGTTCAAGAAGGAAGGCAGTGAGAGGATACAAGAATTGAGCGAGGTGTTCTCTGGAACCAAACCACTTACCAGGGTGACCAAAAATG AAAACCTCCAAGCATGGTTTGCTGAGATGGCCAAGCAGATTGACTCCCTGAACTATGATGATTCAACATCTGCCGGCAGAAAGATTGTCCAGCTCATACAAGCTTTGGAAGAG gttcAAGAGTTTCATCAGCTTGAGACGAATCTGCAGGTGATGCAGTTCTTAGCGGACACCAGAAGGTTCCTTCATCAAATGATACGGACAATCAACATCAAGGAGGAGGTGCTCATCACCATGGAGATAGTGGCTGACTTGTCGTATGCTTGGGTCATTATTGATAG CTTCACCAACCACATGCAGCAAGGAATCAAACGTGATCCATCTCTAGTCATCAAACTTAGGGCGACATTTCTAAAG ATGGCGTCGGCTCTTGACTTGCCCTTGTTGAGGATCAACCAGGCCATGAGCCCTGATCTTATGAGCGTCTCGCAATACTACTCTGGTGAACTGGTCGCTTATGTCAGGAAGGTGCTACAG ATTATTCCTGAATCAATGTTCGGCTTGCTTGCCAAGATCATCCAGATGCAGACGAACCAAATCAAGGAGTTGCCCACGAGGCTGGAGAAGGATAAGATGAGGGACTATGCTCAGCTTGATGAGAGATATGAG GTGGCTCGCCTAACTCATGCCATATCTGTCTTCACAGAGGGAATGCTCATGATGAAGACAACTCTTGTTGGAATCATCAAG GTTGATCCCAAACAGTTGCTTGAAGATGGTATCAGGAAGGAACTGGTGAAACAAGTGGCACTTGCTCTCCACCAAGGACTGGCTTTCAACCCAAGAGCAAAGCAAAGTGAACTAGTACCAAAGCTGGAGAGACTAGGAGCCACCATCGATGGATTTAGACGATCCTTCGAGTACATTCAGGACTATGTCAACATCGCTGGCTTGAAGATATGGCAGGAGGAGATATCCAGAATCATCAACTACAATGTGGAACAGGAGTGCAACAGCTTCTTAAGAAATAAG GTGCTGGATTGGCAGAGTATATATCAGTCGACTGCCATTCCAATTCCCAGCTTCCCGCCCATAGATGCTTCGGTCAACTTCATCGGACGGTTAGCGAGGGAGATATTACGAATTACGGATCCAAA GCTGACTTCTTACATTGACCAAATGAACAGTTGGTATGACAACAGGACGAAGCAAGAAATAGTCAATTTGAAGATATTCCAGTTACTTGAG CGAAGTGTGGGAACATTTGGCCTGACAGGTCTGGACAGGCTTATTAGCTTTATGATAGTGAAAGAGCTGCAGACCTTCGAAACCCTGCTTCAGAGGAGTGTGCTCCGAGAGAAGCCAAACCAAGAAATGTTTGCAGCCTTTGGCAAGGCACTGTCACCAGTCAAAGGTCTTGTGG CCCAACCACAGAAGGTTTACTCTGCATCAATAGCCAAAGCTGTGAGGATATGGCCTCCATTCTTGGACATTATACTAAAg GTTGGTCAGTTACAATTGCTGAGGAGACAGATCGCCCACCAGTTGAACACATCCTGTAAATTTGATTCAAAATACCTATCGAGTGCACTGCAGGCATTCAACTC GGCTGTACTTGCCGACATTGAACATCACTACCAGGACCCGTCCCTGCCATACCCCAAAGAGGATAACCCATTACTGTACGAGATGACCTCCTACCTGGAGAATGCCGGCATTAGTAACCCTCTAACAAAG GGAGTATGGTTTGTAAGAAAGCAGCGGATCCAATAG